Part of the Sphaerochaeta associata genome is shown below.
TTTATTTTACCAGCCGATAATTGTCCGAAGAATTGGCGGGAAAAAACTTTTTCTTTGCTCAAAAATGGGAACGTTCTCAAATTGCCGCATCACGGTCAAAAAGACTCAATAGAAAGCAAACTACTAGAAAACTTGAGAATCCAATATGTGATTACCAGTTCATCAAGCGACAGAAGAAACAACAGTTCCAATGCAGATGTCTACAATCAATTGCAGCAGGTAAACCCAGCGATACAGTTTCTTTTTACCGATGAAACCGAGTATTCACCCTATTTTTCAAGGCCTCACAAAGCCTCAGATGCCATTAGATTCATCGTTGCCGAATATAAATTGGATGTAAAAATGTGACAGTTTGTCACATGAAAATACAAAAGGAGAAAGAAAATGAGAAAATGGTTACTGGTTCTACTCTCGTTGGTGCTGATTGTCGGTACTCTCTTTGCCCAAGGAGCAAAAGAAGAGGTGAAATTCCCGAACAAAAAAGTGACTATTATCATGCCCTGGGGACTTGGAGGAGGTCCTGACACCATTGCACGTAAAGTCGCTTCCTACGGGGAGAAGTATCTCGGGGTTCCCGTCATTGTCGAGAACAAAATCGGCGGAGCCGGAACAATTGCCATGGATGCACTGATGCAGGCAAGTGATGACGGCTATACAATGGTTGTATCCAATGGACCGCTGTTTTCGCTGACACCGGCCTTCGTCCAAGTTAATTACACGATTGAAGACATTACCCCTCTGATCGGCATGCGCATTGTTGAGTTCGTCATTCTATCGAATCCGAAGTACAGCAACATCAAAACGCTTGACCAGCTGATCGCTCTGGGAAAATCAGGGAAAAGCATTAAATATGCCACCACCGGTGGCCCCGGCAATGATAGTTACACGATGATCAGCGTGCTGTTCAAGAAACTTGGCTTGAATGCGCAAGCGGTCCCCTATAGTGGCGGCCAAGATGCAATTAATGCACTACTTGGCGGACATGTCGATATAGCAATCGGATCCCCTCCCGTGTATCGTGAATACGTAAAGAGCGGTGAATTTGCCTGCCTCGGTACCTTCATTCCCGATGGCATCGAAGTAGAAGGTATTGGAAGAATCCCATCCTTCAAGGAACAGGGAATTGGAGCCGAGTTTGTTGGAATGGATTATTTCGCAGTAAAGAGCAGCGTGGATGATGCAAAGAAAGCTGTGCTGACGAAGTTTATCCAGGATGTGTATGCAGATCCTGAGTTTACGGCATTCATGAGCAGTCTCGGTATGGAGGCTTGGACCGCTACTGAAGATGAGATTATCAAGGAAATCGATCTTCAGACAATCGCAATGAAGGAATATATCGATCTGCTTAAATAAGGAAAAATCGAAGGGCAACAGTACGGTTATTCTGTTGCCCTTTGTAAATCGGGAAAGTGTATGAAAGTAAAAATTAACGCAGAAATTGTGGCCGGCCTGTTGTTTACAATAGCCGCAGGGATTCTGTTTCTGATGATTCCTACTGAGATCAATACATTGGAAACCACAGAAATCAATGCACAGACGGTTCCAAAGATAGCCTTAGGCGGACTCGCTATCTTTTCGTTTCTTTTGTTTCTCCAAGGTCTCTTCCTTCTGCCAAAGAAAGAAATAGTATTCTCACAAGAGTTCTATGCCAGCAGGGTATTCAAGGATAGTATTCGTTCACTCATCTATATCGCCATAGTTATCGTGTATGTTGTGTTGTTCAAGCTGTTCGGGTTCATTGCCTCAAATATCTATCTCATATTCGCAGTGCTGATGTATTACGGAGCAAGGAAAAAGTCATACTACGCAATCGCCTTATGCATCAGTGCGTTG
Proteins encoded:
- a CDS encoding tripartite tricarboxylate transporter substrate binding protein, which produces MRKWLLVLLSLVLIVGTLFAQGAKEEVKFPNKKVTIIMPWGLGGGPDTIARKVASYGEKYLGVPVIVENKIGGAGTIAMDALMQASDDGYTMVVSNGPLFSLTPAFVQVNYTIEDITPLIGMRIVEFVILSNPKYSNIKTLDQLIALGKSGKSIKYATTGGPGNDSYTMISVLFKKLGLNAQAVPYSGGQDAINALLGGHVDIAIGSPPVYREYVKSGEFACLGTFIPDGIEVEGIGRIPSFKEQGIGAEFVGMDYFAVKSSVDDAKKAVLTKFIQDVYADPEFTAFMSSLGMEAWTATEDEIIKEIDLQTIAMKEYIDLLK
- a CDS encoding tripartite tricarboxylate transporter TctB family protein; protein product: MKVKINAEIVAGLLFTIAAGILFLMIPTEINTLETTEINAQTVPKIALGGLAIFSFLLFLQGLFLLPKKEIVFSQEFYASRVFKDSIRSLIYIAIVIVYVVLFKLFGFIASNIYLIFAVLMYYGARKKSYYAIALCISALVYFVFSVVLNISLP